From one Suricata suricatta isolate VVHF042 chromosome 8, meerkat_22Aug2017_6uvM2_HiC, whole genome shotgun sequence genomic stretch:
- the BTBD19 gene encoding BTB/POZ domain-containing protein 19 isoform X1 — translation METPGLVVHGKAAPFSTALRSLLNNPQYSDVCFVVGQERQEVFAHRCLLACRCNFFQRLLGPKLGPEMPSPVVLSTVPAEAFLAVLEFLYTNSVRLHRHSVLEVLTTAVEYGLEELRELCLEFVVKVLDVELVCEALQVAVTFGLGPLQERCIAFIEAHSQEALRTRGFLELSAPALLSLLRSDKLRVDEAELVLAARSWARVGAAVLERPVAEVAAPVVRELRLALLAPAELSALEEQNQREPLIPVEQIVEAWKCHALRRGDAAQGAPCRRRRGTLPREHHCFLDLPFK, via the exons ATGGAGACCCCAGGACTGGTTGTGCACGGGAAGGCTGCGCCCTTTTCCACGGCACTCCGAAGTCTTCTCAACAATCCCCAGTACAG TGATGTTTGCTTTGTGGTCGGTCAAGAACGGCAGGAGGTGTTTGCCCACCGGTGCTTGTTGGCCTGTAGATGCAACTTCTTCCAGCGACTTCTGGGTCCGAAGCTGGGCCCTGAGATGCCTAGCCCCGTAGTGCTCAGCACCGTGCCAGCGGAGGCCTTCCTGGCAGTGCTGGAGTTCCTGTACACCAACAGTGTCAGGCTGCACCGCCACTCT GTGCTGGAGGTGCTGACCACGGCTGTGGAATATGGGCTGGAGGAACTGCGAGAG CTGTGCCTGGAGTTTGTGGTGAAGGTGCTGGATGTGGAGCTGGTTTGTGAGGCCTTGCAG GTTGCGGTAACCTTTGGCCTGGGACCGCTGCAGGAGCGTTGCATAGCTTTCATAGAGGCCCACAGCCAG GAGGCACTCCGGACCCGCGGCTTCCTGGAGCTGTCGGCGCCAGCGTTACTGTCCCTGCTGCGTAGCGACAAGCTCCGCGTGGACGAGGCTGAGCTCGTCCTGGCGGCCCGGAGCTGGGCGCGCGTGGGCGCG GCCGTGCTGGAGCGGCCGGTGGCCGAGGTGGCGGCCCCGGTGGTGCGGGAGCTGAGACTGGCTTTGCTGGCCCCGGCGGAGCTGAGCGCCCTGGAAGAGCAGAACCAGCGGGAGCCGCTCATCCCG GTGGAGCAGATCGTGGAGGCGTGGAAGTGCCACGCTCTGCGGAGAGGGGATGCGGCCCAGGGCGCCCCGTGCCGCCGCCGGAGGGGAACCCTGCCCCGGGAGCATCACTGCTTTCTGGACCTGCCCTTTAAGTGA
- the BTBD19 gene encoding BTB/POZ domain-containing protein 19 isoform X2, whose amino-acid sequence MDENPEIQSDVCFVVGQERQEVFAHRCLLACRCNFFQRLLGPKLGPEMPSPVVLSTVPAEAFLAVLEFLYTNSVRLHRHSVLEVLTTAVEYGLEELRELCLEFVVKVLDVELVCEALQVAVTFGLGPLQERCIAFIEAHSQEALRTRGFLELSAPALLSLLRSDKLRVDEAELVLAARSWARVGAAVLERPVAEVAAPVVRELRLALLAPAELSALEEQNQREPLIPVEQIVEAWKCHALRRGDAAQGAPCRRRRGTLPREHHCFLDLPFK is encoded by the exons atggatgagaacCCTGAAATTCAAAG TGATGTTTGCTTTGTGGTCGGTCAAGAACGGCAGGAGGTGTTTGCCCACCGGTGCTTGTTGGCCTGTAGATGCAACTTCTTCCAGCGACTTCTGGGTCCGAAGCTGGGCCCTGAGATGCCTAGCCCCGTAGTGCTCAGCACCGTGCCAGCGGAGGCCTTCCTGGCAGTGCTGGAGTTCCTGTACACCAACAGTGTCAGGCTGCACCGCCACTCT GTGCTGGAGGTGCTGACCACGGCTGTGGAATATGGGCTGGAGGAACTGCGAGAG CTGTGCCTGGAGTTTGTGGTGAAGGTGCTGGATGTGGAGCTGGTTTGTGAGGCCTTGCAG GTTGCGGTAACCTTTGGCCTGGGACCGCTGCAGGAGCGTTGCATAGCTTTCATAGAGGCCCACAGCCAG GAGGCACTCCGGACCCGCGGCTTCCTGGAGCTGTCGGCGCCAGCGTTACTGTCCCTGCTGCGTAGCGACAAGCTCCGCGTGGACGAGGCTGAGCTCGTCCTGGCGGCCCGGAGCTGGGCGCGCGTGGGCGCG GCCGTGCTGGAGCGGCCGGTGGCCGAGGTGGCGGCCCCGGTGGTGCGGGAGCTGAGACTGGCTTTGCTGGCCCCGGCGGAGCTGAGCGCCCTGGAAGAGCAGAACCAGCGGGAGCCGCTCATCCCG GTGGAGCAGATCGTGGAGGCGTGGAAGTGCCACGCTCTGCGGAGAGGGGATGCGGCCCAGGGCGCCCCGTGCCGCCGCCGGAGGGGAACCCTGCCCCGGGAGCATCACTGCTTTCTGGACCTGCCCTTTAAGTGA
- the TCTEX1D4 gene encoding tctex1 domain-containing protein 4: protein MAGRTVPPGCQEEDTAKEPGLKLSPVRPSGHLPGIEEARQAGPGPASRRGSVLGPALSFSRRNSMAAPGAGPGGRRPSLGPVPLLGSRVSFSGLPLVPLRRVAPSYRTEPAPGEHWEASRLQRALEAALETRLCNACYSGAEAGPLTQELCELVRVRLREISPPRHKLVCSVVLGPRAGQGMHVVSRALWDTERDGLASAAFTNASLFAVAVVHGLYYE, encoded by the coding sequence ATGGCTGGCAGGACTGTGCCCCCCGGATGCCAGGAAGAGGATACTGCCAAAGAGCCCGGGCTGAAACTATCACCGGTGAGGCCTTCAGGCCACCTCCCTGGTATTGAAGAGGCCCGACAAGCAGGTCCAGGCCCGGCCTCCCGCCGTGGTTCTGTGCTGGGCCCAGCCTTGTCCTTCTCACGCCGCAACTCGATGGCCGCACCAGGCGCGGGTCCTGGGGGTCGTCGACCATCACTGGGCCCAGTTCCTCTTCTCGGTTCACGGGTTAGCTTCTCCGGGTTGCCCTTAGTGCCCCTGCGTCGGGTGGCGCCCTCCTACCGCACAGAGCCGGCGCCAGGGGAGCACTGGGAGGCCTCACGTTTACAGCGCGCGCTGGAGGCAGCGCTGGAGACGAGGCTGTGCAATGCTTGCTACTCGGGCGCAGAGGCCGGGCCTCTGACTCAGGAGCTGTGCGAGCTGGTGCGTGTGCGCCTGCGCGAGATCAGCCCCCCGCGCCACAAGCTGGTGTGCAGCGTGGTGCTGGGGCCACGCGCCGGCCAGGGTATGCACGTGGTCAGCCGTGCGCTCTGGGACACGGAACGCGACGGGCTGGCCTCCGCCGCCTTCACCAATGCCTCGCTCTTCGCCGTGGCCGTGGTCCACGGGCTCTACTACGAGTGA
- the PLK3 gene encoding serine/threonine-protein kinase PLK3 isoform X2, with translation MEPAAGFRSPRAFPRAAAPPAPPAGPGPPGNALPGPDLEILAGPPAPDSGRLITDPRSGRTYLKGRLLGKGGFARCYEATDTETGNAYAVKVISQSRITKPHQREKILNEIELHRGLQHRHIVRFSHHFEDADNIYIFLELCSRKSLAHIWKARHTLLEPEVRYYLRQILSGLKYLHQRGILHRDLKLGNFFITENMELKMGDFGLATRLEPPEHRKKTICGTPNYVAPEVLQRQGHGPEADVWSLGCVMYTLLCGSPPFETVDLKETYRCIKQVHYTLPASLSLPARQLLAAILRASPQDRPSIDQIMRHDFFTKGYTPDRLPVSSCVTVPDLIPLNPARILFVKVTKSLFGRKKKKSKHHPEERDEVSCLVNGLTRTSIGHQDARPEAPAASGPAPLSLVETAHEDSSPRGTLASSGEGFEEGLTVATVVESALCALRNCLAFMPPAEQNPAPLAQPETLVWVSKWVDYSNKFGFGYQLSSRRVAVLFNDGTHMALSANRKVVICPVWKRWRCLSPHSCCSGSRLIRPYSCCLVMALSSTTHLHIGELLWRPHQTDLQWLGAPACDFCGPQSQCLYLPRFPPSAAGLLSGPKAAAPLCSASAPGPLPSLGPKLQSRL, from the exons ATGGAGCCTGCCGCCGGCTTCCGATCCCCGCGCGCCTTCCCGCGTGCGGCCGCCCCGCCCGCGCCCCCTGCCGGGCCCGGGCCGCCTGGAAATGCCCTGCCGGGACCTGATCTGGAGATACTGGCCGGACCACCGGCGCCGGACTCGGGGCGCCTCATCACGGACCCGCGCAGCGGTCGCACCTACTTAAAAGGCCGCCTGTTGGGCAAG GGGGGCTTTGCCCGCTGCTACGAGGCCACTGACACCGAGACCGGCAACGCCTACGCGGTCAAAGTCATCTCACAGAGCCGCATCACCAAGCCGCATCAACGCGAGAAG ATCCTAAACGAGATTGAGCTGCATCGCGGCCTGCAGCACCGCCACATCGTGCGTTTCTCACACCACTTTGAGGATGCTGACAACATATACATTTTCCTGGAGCTTTGCAGCCGGAAG TCCCTGGCCCACATCTGGAAGGCCCGGCACACCCTGTTGGAGCCAGAGGTGCGCTACTACCTGCGCCAGATCCTTTCCGGCCTCAAGTACTTGCACCAGCGGGGCATCCTGCATCGAGACCTCAAGCTGG GAAATTTTTTTATCACTGAGAACATGGAACTGAAGATGGGGGACTTTGGGCTGGCAACCCGGTTGGAACCCCCGGAACATAGGAAGAA AACCATCTGTGGCACCCCCAACTATGTGGCTCCAGAAGTGCTGCAGAGACAGGGCCATGGCCCTGAGGCAGATGTGTGGTCCCTGGGCTGTGTCAT GTACACACTGCTATGTGGGAGTCCCCCCTTTGAGACAGTTGACTTGAAGGAGACATATCGCTGCATCAAACAGGTTCATTACACACTGCCTGCCAGCCTCTCACTGCCTGCCCGGCAGCTCCTGGCTGCCATCCTTCGAGCCTCGCCCCAAGACCGCCCCTCGATTGACCAGATCATGCGCCATGACTTCTTTACCAAG GGCTACACCCCCGACCGGCTCCCTGTCAGCAGCTGCGTGACAGTCCCAGACCTGATACCCCTTAACCCAGCTAGGATTCTGTTTGTCAAAGTTACCAAGAGCCTCTTtggcaggaaaaagaagaaga GTAAGCACCATCCTGAGGAGCGGGACGAGGTCTCCTGTTTGGTAAATGGCCTCACTCGGACGTCCATTGGCCATCAAGACGCCAGGCCTGAG GCTCCAGCAGCTTCTGGTCCAGCACCCCTCAGCTTAGTAGAGACAGCACATGAGGACAGCTCACCTCGTGGGACACTAGCGAGCAGTGGAGAGG GGTTTGAAGAAGGTCTGACTGTGGCCACAGTGGTGGAGTCAGCCCTCTGTGCTCTGAGAAACTGCCTGGCCTTCATGCCCCCAG CTGAGCAGAACCCAGCTCCCCTTGCACAGCCAGAGACTCTGGTGTGGGTCAGCAAGTGGGTTGACTACTCCAATAAATTTGGCTTTGGGTATCAACTGTCCAGTCGCCGTGTGGCTGTGCTTTTCAACGATGGCACGCATATGGCCCTTTCAGCCAACAGGAA GGTGGTGATCTGCCCAGTGTGGAAGAGGTGGAGATGCCTGTCCCCCCACTCTTGCTGCAGTGGGTCAAGACTGATCAGGCCCTACTCATGCTGTTTAGTGATGGCACTGTCCAG TACCACCCATTTGCACATAGGTGAACTTCTATGGAGACCACACCAAACTGATCTTCAGTGGCTGGGAGCCCCTGCTTGTGACTTTTGTGGCCCACAATCGCAGTGCTTGTACTTACCTCGCTTCCCACCTTCGGCAGCTGGGCTGCTCTCCGGACCTAAGGCAGCGGCTCCGCTATGCTCTGCGTCTGCTCCGGGACCGCTGCCCAGCCTAGGCCCTAAGCTGCAGAGCAGGCTGTGA
- the PLK3 gene encoding serine/threonine-protein kinase PLK3 isoform X1: MEPAAGFRSPRAFPRAAAPPAPPAGPGPPGNALPGPDLEILAGPPAPDSGRLITDPRSGRTYLKGRLLGKGGFARCYEATDTETGNAYAVKVISQSRITKPHQREKILNEIELHRGLQHRHIVRFSHHFEDADNIYIFLELCSRKSLAHIWKARHTLLEPEVRYYLRQILSGLKYLHQRGILHRDLKLGNFFITENMELKMGDFGLATRLEPPEHRKKTICGTPNYVAPEVLQRQGHGPEADVWSLGCVMYTLLCGSPPFETVDLKETYRCIKQVHYTLPASLSLPARQLLAAILRASPQDRPSIDQIMRHDFFTKGYTPDRLPVSSCVTVPDLIPLNPARILFVKVTKSLFGRKKKKSKHHPEERDEVSCLVNGLTRTSIGHQDARPEAPAASGPAPLSLVETAHEDSSPRGTLASSGEGFEEGLTVATVVESALCALRNCLAFMPPAEQNPAPLAQPETLVWVSKWVDYSNKFGFGYQLSSRRVAVLFNDGTHMALSANRKTVHYNPTSTKHFSFSVGAVPRALQPQLGVLRYFASYMEQHLMKGGDLPSVEEVEMPVPPLLLQWVKTDQALLMLFSDGTVQVNFYGDHTKLIFSGWEPLLVTFVAHNRSACTYLASHLRQLGCSPDLRQRLRYALRLLRDRCPA, translated from the exons ATGGAGCCTGCCGCCGGCTTCCGATCCCCGCGCGCCTTCCCGCGTGCGGCCGCCCCGCCCGCGCCCCCTGCCGGGCCCGGGCCGCCTGGAAATGCCCTGCCGGGACCTGATCTGGAGATACTGGCCGGACCACCGGCGCCGGACTCGGGGCGCCTCATCACGGACCCGCGCAGCGGTCGCACCTACTTAAAAGGCCGCCTGTTGGGCAAG GGGGGCTTTGCCCGCTGCTACGAGGCCACTGACACCGAGACCGGCAACGCCTACGCGGTCAAAGTCATCTCACAGAGCCGCATCACCAAGCCGCATCAACGCGAGAAG ATCCTAAACGAGATTGAGCTGCATCGCGGCCTGCAGCACCGCCACATCGTGCGTTTCTCACACCACTTTGAGGATGCTGACAACATATACATTTTCCTGGAGCTTTGCAGCCGGAAG TCCCTGGCCCACATCTGGAAGGCCCGGCACACCCTGTTGGAGCCAGAGGTGCGCTACTACCTGCGCCAGATCCTTTCCGGCCTCAAGTACTTGCACCAGCGGGGCATCCTGCATCGAGACCTCAAGCTGG GAAATTTTTTTATCACTGAGAACATGGAACTGAAGATGGGGGACTTTGGGCTGGCAACCCGGTTGGAACCCCCGGAACATAGGAAGAA AACCATCTGTGGCACCCCCAACTATGTGGCTCCAGAAGTGCTGCAGAGACAGGGCCATGGCCCTGAGGCAGATGTGTGGTCCCTGGGCTGTGTCAT GTACACACTGCTATGTGGGAGTCCCCCCTTTGAGACAGTTGACTTGAAGGAGACATATCGCTGCATCAAACAGGTTCATTACACACTGCCTGCCAGCCTCTCACTGCCTGCCCGGCAGCTCCTGGCTGCCATCCTTCGAGCCTCGCCCCAAGACCGCCCCTCGATTGACCAGATCATGCGCCATGACTTCTTTACCAAG GGCTACACCCCCGACCGGCTCCCTGTCAGCAGCTGCGTGACAGTCCCAGACCTGATACCCCTTAACCCAGCTAGGATTCTGTTTGTCAAAGTTACCAAGAGCCTCTTtggcaggaaaaagaagaaga GTAAGCACCATCCTGAGGAGCGGGACGAGGTCTCCTGTTTGGTAAATGGCCTCACTCGGACGTCCATTGGCCATCAAGACGCCAGGCCTGAG GCTCCAGCAGCTTCTGGTCCAGCACCCCTCAGCTTAGTAGAGACAGCACATGAGGACAGCTCACCTCGTGGGACACTAGCGAGCAGTGGAGAGG GGTTTGAAGAAGGTCTGACTGTGGCCACAGTGGTGGAGTCAGCCCTCTGTGCTCTGAGAAACTGCCTGGCCTTCATGCCCCCAG CTGAGCAGAACCCAGCTCCCCTTGCACAGCCAGAGACTCTGGTGTGGGTCAGCAAGTGGGTTGACTACTCCAATAAATTTGGCTTTGGGTATCAACTGTCCAGTCGCCGTGTGGCTGTGCTTTTCAACGATGGCACGCATATGGCCCTTTCAGCCAACAGGAA GACTGTGCACTACAACCCTACCAGCACAAaacacttctctttctctgtgggtGCTGTGCCTCGGGCCCTGCAGCCTCAGCTCGGTGTCCTAAGATATTTTGCCTCCTACATGGAGCAGCATCTCATGAAG GGTGGTGATCTGCCCAGTGTGGAAGAGGTGGAGATGCCTGTCCCCCCACTCTTGCTGCAGTGGGTCAAGACTGATCAGGCCCTACTCATGCTGTTTAGTGATGGCACTGTCCAG GTGAACTTCTATGGAGACCACACCAAACTGATCTTCAGTGGCTGGGAGCCCCTGCTTGTGACTTTTGTGGCCCACAATCGCAGTGCTTGTACTTACCTCGCTTCCCACCTTCGGCAGCTGGGCTGCTCTCCGGACCTAAGGCAGCGGCTCCGCTATGCTCTGCGTCTGCTCCGGGACCGCTGCCCAGCCTAG
- the PLK3 gene encoding serine/threonine-protein kinase PLK3 isoform X4, with protein MEPAAGFRSPRAFPRAAAPPAPPAGPGPPGNALPGPDLEILAGPPAPDSGRLITDPRSGRTYLKGRLLGKGGFARCYEATDTETGNAYAVKVISQSRITKPHQREKILNEIELHRGLQHRHIVRFSHHFEDADNIYIFLELCSRKSLAHIWKARHTLLEPEVRYYLRQILSGLKYLHQRGILHRDLKLGNFFITENMELKMGDFGLATRLEPPEHRKKTICGTPNYVAPEVLQRQGHGPEADVWSLGCVMYTLLCGSPPFETVDLKETYRCIKQVHYTLPASLSLPARQLLAAILRASPQDRPSIDQIMRHDFFTKGYTPDRLPVSSCVTVPDLIPLNPARILFVKVTKSLFGRKKKKSKHHPEERDEVSCLVNGLTRTSIGHQDARPEAPAASGPAPLSLVETAHEDSSPRGTLASSGEGFEEGLTVATVVESALCALRNCLAFMPPAEQNPAPLAQPETLVWVSKWVDYSNKFGFGYQLSSRRVAVLFNDGTHMALSANRKVVICPVWKRWRCLSPHSCCSGSRLIRPYSCCLVMALSR; from the exons ATGGAGCCTGCCGCCGGCTTCCGATCCCCGCGCGCCTTCCCGCGTGCGGCCGCCCCGCCCGCGCCCCCTGCCGGGCCCGGGCCGCCTGGAAATGCCCTGCCGGGACCTGATCTGGAGATACTGGCCGGACCACCGGCGCCGGACTCGGGGCGCCTCATCACGGACCCGCGCAGCGGTCGCACCTACTTAAAAGGCCGCCTGTTGGGCAAG GGGGGCTTTGCCCGCTGCTACGAGGCCACTGACACCGAGACCGGCAACGCCTACGCGGTCAAAGTCATCTCACAGAGCCGCATCACCAAGCCGCATCAACGCGAGAAG ATCCTAAACGAGATTGAGCTGCATCGCGGCCTGCAGCACCGCCACATCGTGCGTTTCTCACACCACTTTGAGGATGCTGACAACATATACATTTTCCTGGAGCTTTGCAGCCGGAAG TCCCTGGCCCACATCTGGAAGGCCCGGCACACCCTGTTGGAGCCAGAGGTGCGCTACTACCTGCGCCAGATCCTTTCCGGCCTCAAGTACTTGCACCAGCGGGGCATCCTGCATCGAGACCTCAAGCTGG GAAATTTTTTTATCACTGAGAACATGGAACTGAAGATGGGGGACTTTGGGCTGGCAACCCGGTTGGAACCCCCGGAACATAGGAAGAA AACCATCTGTGGCACCCCCAACTATGTGGCTCCAGAAGTGCTGCAGAGACAGGGCCATGGCCCTGAGGCAGATGTGTGGTCCCTGGGCTGTGTCAT GTACACACTGCTATGTGGGAGTCCCCCCTTTGAGACAGTTGACTTGAAGGAGACATATCGCTGCATCAAACAGGTTCATTACACACTGCCTGCCAGCCTCTCACTGCCTGCCCGGCAGCTCCTGGCTGCCATCCTTCGAGCCTCGCCCCAAGACCGCCCCTCGATTGACCAGATCATGCGCCATGACTTCTTTACCAAG GGCTACACCCCCGACCGGCTCCCTGTCAGCAGCTGCGTGACAGTCCCAGACCTGATACCCCTTAACCCAGCTAGGATTCTGTTTGTCAAAGTTACCAAGAGCCTCTTtggcaggaaaaagaagaaga GTAAGCACCATCCTGAGGAGCGGGACGAGGTCTCCTGTTTGGTAAATGGCCTCACTCGGACGTCCATTGGCCATCAAGACGCCAGGCCTGAG GCTCCAGCAGCTTCTGGTCCAGCACCCCTCAGCTTAGTAGAGACAGCACATGAGGACAGCTCACCTCGTGGGACACTAGCGAGCAGTGGAGAGG GGTTTGAAGAAGGTCTGACTGTGGCCACAGTGGTGGAGTCAGCCCTCTGTGCTCTGAGAAACTGCCTGGCCTTCATGCCCCCAG CTGAGCAGAACCCAGCTCCCCTTGCACAGCCAGAGACTCTGGTGTGGGTCAGCAAGTGGGTTGACTACTCCAATAAATTTGGCTTTGGGTATCAACTGTCCAGTCGCCGTGTGGCTGTGCTTTTCAACGATGGCACGCATATGGCCCTTTCAGCCAACAGGAA GGTGGTGATCTGCCCAGTGTGGAAGAGGTGGAGATGCCTGTCCCCCCACTCTTGCTGCAGTGGGTCAAGACTGATCAGGCCCTACTCATGCTGTTTAGTGATGGCACTGTCCAG GTGA
- the PLK3 gene encoding serine/threonine-protein kinase PLK3 isoform X3 has translation MEPAAGFRSPRAFPRAAAPPAPPAGPGPPGNALPGPDLEILAGPPAPDSGRLITDPRSGRTYLKGRLLGKGGFARCYEATDTETGNAYAVKVISQSRITKPHQREKILNEIELHRGLQHRHIVRFSHHFEDADNIYIFLELCSRKSLAHIWKARHTLLEPEVRYYLRQILSGLKYLHQRGILHRDLKLGNFFITENMELKMGDFGLATRLEPPEHRKKTICGTPNYVAPEVLQRQGHGPEADVWSLGCVMYTLLCGSPPFETVDLKETYRCIKQVHYTLPASLSLPARQLLAAILRASPQDRPSIDQIMRHDFFTKGYTPDRLPVSSCVTVPDLIPLNPARILFVKVTKSLFGRKKKKSKHHPEERDEVSCLVNGLTRTSIGHQDARPEAPAASGPAPLSLVETAHEDSSPRGTLASSGEGFEEGLTVATVVESALCALRNCLAFMPPAEQNPAPLAQPETLVWVSKWVDYSNKFGFGYQLSSRRVAVLFNDGTHMALSANRKTVHYNPTSTKHFSFSVGAVPRALQPQLGVLRYFASYMEQHLMKGGDLPSVEEVEMPVPPLLLQWVKTDQALLMLFSDGTVQYHPFAHR, from the exons ATGGAGCCTGCCGCCGGCTTCCGATCCCCGCGCGCCTTCCCGCGTGCGGCCGCCCCGCCCGCGCCCCCTGCCGGGCCCGGGCCGCCTGGAAATGCCCTGCCGGGACCTGATCTGGAGATACTGGCCGGACCACCGGCGCCGGACTCGGGGCGCCTCATCACGGACCCGCGCAGCGGTCGCACCTACTTAAAAGGCCGCCTGTTGGGCAAG GGGGGCTTTGCCCGCTGCTACGAGGCCACTGACACCGAGACCGGCAACGCCTACGCGGTCAAAGTCATCTCACAGAGCCGCATCACCAAGCCGCATCAACGCGAGAAG ATCCTAAACGAGATTGAGCTGCATCGCGGCCTGCAGCACCGCCACATCGTGCGTTTCTCACACCACTTTGAGGATGCTGACAACATATACATTTTCCTGGAGCTTTGCAGCCGGAAG TCCCTGGCCCACATCTGGAAGGCCCGGCACACCCTGTTGGAGCCAGAGGTGCGCTACTACCTGCGCCAGATCCTTTCCGGCCTCAAGTACTTGCACCAGCGGGGCATCCTGCATCGAGACCTCAAGCTGG GAAATTTTTTTATCACTGAGAACATGGAACTGAAGATGGGGGACTTTGGGCTGGCAACCCGGTTGGAACCCCCGGAACATAGGAAGAA AACCATCTGTGGCACCCCCAACTATGTGGCTCCAGAAGTGCTGCAGAGACAGGGCCATGGCCCTGAGGCAGATGTGTGGTCCCTGGGCTGTGTCAT GTACACACTGCTATGTGGGAGTCCCCCCTTTGAGACAGTTGACTTGAAGGAGACATATCGCTGCATCAAACAGGTTCATTACACACTGCCTGCCAGCCTCTCACTGCCTGCCCGGCAGCTCCTGGCTGCCATCCTTCGAGCCTCGCCCCAAGACCGCCCCTCGATTGACCAGATCATGCGCCATGACTTCTTTACCAAG GGCTACACCCCCGACCGGCTCCCTGTCAGCAGCTGCGTGACAGTCCCAGACCTGATACCCCTTAACCCAGCTAGGATTCTGTTTGTCAAAGTTACCAAGAGCCTCTTtggcaggaaaaagaagaaga GTAAGCACCATCCTGAGGAGCGGGACGAGGTCTCCTGTTTGGTAAATGGCCTCACTCGGACGTCCATTGGCCATCAAGACGCCAGGCCTGAG GCTCCAGCAGCTTCTGGTCCAGCACCCCTCAGCTTAGTAGAGACAGCACATGAGGACAGCTCACCTCGTGGGACACTAGCGAGCAGTGGAGAGG GGTTTGAAGAAGGTCTGACTGTGGCCACAGTGGTGGAGTCAGCCCTCTGTGCTCTGAGAAACTGCCTGGCCTTCATGCCCCCAG CTGAGCAGAACCCAGCTCCCCTTGCACAGCCAGAGACTCTGGTGTGGGTCAGCAAGTGGGTTGACTACTCCAATAAATTTGGCTTTGGGTATCAACTGTCCAGTCGCCGTGTGGCTGTGCTTTTCAACGATGGCACGCATATGGCCCTTTCAGCCAACAGGAA GACTGTGCACTACAACCCTACCAGCACAAaacacttctctttctctgtgggtGCTGTGCCTCGGGCCCTGCAGCCTCAGCTCGGTGTCCTAAGATATTTTGCCTCCTACATGGAGCAGCATCTCATGAAG GGTGGTGATCTGCCCAGTGTGGAAGAGGTGGAGATGCCTGTCCCCCCACTCTTGCTGCAGTGGGTCAAGACTGATCAGGCCCTACTCATGCTGTTTAGTGATGGCACTGTCCAG TACCACCCATTTGCACATAGGTGA